Proteins from a single region of Clupea harengus chromosome 5, Ch_v2.0.2, whole genome shotgun sequence:
- the pmela gene encoding premelanosome protein a has product MKNPTCTMRNAVVVLVLTLSALTFAEAKTRFSRYRSWNSRMYPVWRDGDARYRNCWKGGEVTFNVRNDAPTLTGAKATFNVDVQFPPNQTLLSDGQVVWTRNCTLDGIQYQEGQPVYTERNTQDEWTGTFPDGSPFRGNAGRKPRYIYVWKTWGRFWQVADGPSSSLSIGTDNVPLGSYNMEVVIYHCRGKDRFIPLGYASTQFSITDQIPFRVSLTQVNDLNQADQSFVQNRAVAFNINLHDPSQYLSSSDVTFTWDFGDNSGTLISRESTVTHTYLSAGSFKPQVVLMASIPNTCEPNPTLGGFTVEPTLPPVDPDTTGGTIEDASLAPVEVASAGAGDIALAVPASAAAPVAEGAEADTDATVDAAAADAATVDAAAAADAATVDAAAVDTAAVDAAAADAATVDAAAAADAATADAAAAVDAAAVDAAAADATTVDAAAAADAATVDAAAAADAATVDAAAAAEAATVDAAAAADAATVDAATAAADVATADAAAVDAAAADAADAVAAADATTVVAADPAVPVEEATVVPVAETAIDAETVAAAGEEATVELAATVLPEAPAAEDAAVVDAAAVTEAAQAEAEGAAADVVVAAVPTVAVVPVADEDEIIVAVNEVAATEAAVIVAASPDENEVVVNVVTAAPVPPTVAAAAVNEIAAQVEVEAGTEAAQVALVIAKRQAPEIPADNGCTIFRYGSFSTDLQIVQGIENVEIVEVNNVVTLTTEVNQNAVDLTITCQGSLPSEVCTVISDEDCATPVQTVCTAVAPTPECQMILRQFFNETGIFCVNVSLTNDVSLAVASARVSVTVGSESSAGGAVGAVIGILVLACTVGAMALAYRRFKQYRPLTEDSSDSPLGTSGRTSVPLLLWNLLSRQSAGESRPLLQGRLV; this is encoded by the exons AGGCTAAGACTCGTTTCTCACGCTACCGATCATGGAACTCACGGATGTATCCagtgtggagagatggagatgccAGATACAGAAACTGCTGGAAAG GTGGAGAGGTGACATTTAATGTCAGAAACGATGCACCAACATTGACTGGCGCCAAAGCCACCTTCAACGTTGATGTGCAGTTCCCCCCAAATCAAACCTTGCTCTCTGATGGACAAGTGGTGTGGACCAGAAACTGCACCCTTGATG GAATTCAGTACCAGGAGGGACAGCCAGTGTATACGGAGCGTAACACTCAAGACGAGTGGACCGGCACCTTCCCTGATGGCTCTCCCTTCAGAGGAAACGCTGGAAGAAAACCACGCTACATCTACGTGTGGAAGACATGGG GACGTTTCTGGCAAGTGGCGGAtggcccctcctcctctctgtccatcgGCACAGATAATGTTCCTCTGGGCTCCTACAACATGGAGGTGGTGATCTATCACTGCCGTGGCAAAGACAGGTTCATCCCCCTGGGTTACGCCTCCACCCAGTTTTCCATCACAG aCCAGATTCCTTTCAGAGTGTCCCTCACCCAGGTCAATGACCTCAACCAGGCTGACCAAAGTTTTGTTCAAAACCGTGCTGTTGCCTTCAACATCAACCTCCACGACCCCAGCCAGTACCTGAGCAGCTCAGACGTCACCTTCACCTGGGACTTCGGAGACAACAGCGGGACCCTCATCTCCCGGGAAAGCACCGTCACGCACACATACCTCTCTGCCGGGTCCTTCAAGCCTCAGGTGGTCCTGATGGCCTCCATCCCCAACACCTGtgaacccaacccaaccctcGGAGGGTTCACAGTCGAGCCCACTCTCCCACCAGTGGATCCTGACACCACAG GAGGCACCATTGAGGACGCTTCCCTCGCTCCAGTAGAGGTGGCCTCTGCAGGGGCAGGAGACATCGCCCTGGCAGTGCCAGCCTCTGCAGCTGCTCCAGTTGCTGAGGGAGCAGAGGCAGACACTGATGCCACTGTtgatgctgctgcagctgatgCCGCCActgttgatgctgctgctgcagctgatgCCGCCACCGTTGATGCTGCTGCGGTTGATACCGCTGCCGTtgatgctgctgcagctgatgCCGCCACggttgatgctgctgctgcagccgaTGCCGCCAccgctgatgctgctgctgcggttGATGCCGCTGCCGTtgatgctgctgcagctgatgCCACCActgttgatgctgctgctgcagctgatgCCGCCActgttgatgctgctgctgcagctgatgCCGCCACTGTTGATGCTGCCGCTGCAGCTGAAGCCGCCActgttgatgctgctgctgcagctgatgCCGCCACTGTTGATGCTGCTACAGCTGCAGCTGATGTTGCCACAGCAGATGCTGCTGCagtggatgctgctgctgctgacgctGCTGATGCTGTTGCCGCTGCTGATGCTACCACTGTAGTTGCTGCAGACCCAGCTGTTCCAGTGGAGGAGGCCACGGTTGTTCCAGTGGCAGAAACAGCAATCGACGCCGAAACagttgctgctgctggagaggaaGCTACAGTAGAGTTGGCGGCCACTGttctcccagaagcccctgCTGCAGAggatgctgctgttgttgatgcCGCAGCGGTCACAGAGGCTGCCCAGGCTGAGGCAGAAGGAGCTGCTGCGGATGTTGTGGTAGCTGCTGTCCCCACGGTTGCTGTGGTGCCTGTAGCTGATGAGGACGAGATAATAGTGGCCGTGAATGAGGTTGCAGCCACAGAGGCTGCTGTGATCGTTGCAGCCTCACCTGATGAAAATGAAGTGGTGGTGAATGTTGTGACTGCAG CTCCAGTGCCACccacagtggcagcagcagcagtgaatGAAATCGCCGctcaggtggaggtggaggccgGCACGGAGGCTGCCCAGGTGGCTCTGGTGATTGCCAAGAGGCAGGCTCCTGAGATCCCGGCTGACAACGGGTGCACTATTTTCCGCTATGGCTCCTTCTCAACCGACCTACAGATTGTCC AGGGGATTGAGAATGTGGAGATTGTGGAGGTGAATAACGTGGTGACGCTGACTACAGAGGTGAACCAGAATGCTGTCGATCTTACCATCACCTGCCAGGGCAG CCTGCCCAGTGAGGTGTGCACAGTGATTTCAGACGAAGACTGCGCCACACCGGTCCAGACGGTGTGCACCGCTGTGGCACCCACTCCTGAGTGCCAGATGATCCTCAGGCAGTTCTTCAACGAGACCGGCATCTTCTGCGTCAACGTGTCCCTCACCAACGATGTCAGCCTGGCCGTCGCCAGTGCCAGGGTCAGCGTGACAGTAG GATCAGAATCATCAGCAGGTGGCGCTGTTGGAGCAGTGATAGGCATTCTGGTGCTTGCCTGTACAGTTGGGGCCATGGCCTTGGCCTATCG GCGCTTTAAGCAGTACAGGCCGCTGACGGAGGACTCCTCAGACAGCCCCCTGGGCACCTCAGGAAGGACCTCAGTGCCCTTGCTTCTCTGGAACCTTCTCAGTCGGCAGTCAGCGGGAGAGAGCCGCCCTCTGCTCCAGGGACGACTGGTGTAA